One region of Streptomyces sp. NBC_00442 genomic DNA includes:
- a CDS encoding ABC transporter permease, which produces MRNSTGFTVFLLKRIAGAVFVLLALSVIVYAVFYVAPGNVAQIVCGERCSPQQVALVHDKLGLDDPLYLQYAHFVRGIVAGRDFSSGTGVVHCSAPCLGQSYRTDDQVTHLLLAKLPVTGSLVVGAFALWLLIGVGTGVLSAWKRGGAVERILTWLTLAGTSTPVFVIGLLLIIVLCSTLQWLPFPQYVPFTDNPEQWFWGLLLPWFSLALIESAKYARLTRSSMLETLAEDHVRTFRAYGLTERAIVGRHALRGAVAPVIALSALDVGTMFGSAVLTETLFGIPGIGRQLVESVRTVDLPVVVGVVLTTGFFVVLANAVADVLYAMADRRVVLS; this is translated from the coding sequence TTGAGGAACTCCACCGGATTCACCGTCTTCCTCCTCAAGCGGATCGCGGGGGCCGTCTTCGTGCTCCTGGCCCTCTCGGTCATCGTGTACGCGGTCTTCTACGTGGCTCCCGGCAACGTCGCCCAGATCGTCTGCGGCGAACGCTGCTCACCGCAGCAAGTGGCCTTGGTCCACGACAAGCTGGGGCTCGACGATCCGCTGTACCTCCAGTACGCCCACTTCGTCCGGGGCATCGTCGCCGGCCGCGACTTCTCCTCCGGCACGGGAGTGGTGCACTGCTCCGCGCCCTGCCTCGGCCAGTCCTACCGGACCGACGATCAGGTCACCCACCTCCTCCTCGCCAAGCTGCCGGTCACCGGCTCGCTCGTGGTCGGCGCGTTCGCGCTGTGGCTGCTCATCGGGGTCGGCACGGGTGTCCTCTCCGCGTGGAAGCGCGGGGGAGCCGTCGAGCGGATCCTCACCTGGCTCACCCTGGCCGGCACCTCCACTCCTGTCTTCGTCATCGGCCTGCTGCTGATCATCGTCCTCTGCTCCACCTTGCAGTGGCTGCCGTTCCCGCAGTACGTGCCGTTCACCGACAACCCCGAGCAGTGGTTCTGGGGCCTGCTCCTTCCCTGGTTCTCGCTCGCCCTCATCGAATCGGCCAAGTACGCCCGCCTGACGCGTAGTTCCATGCTGGAGACGCTCGCCGAGGACCATGTACGGACGTTCCGGGCGTACGGGCTGACCGAGCGGGCGATCGTCGGACGCCACGCGCTGCGCGGCGCCGTCGCCCCGGTCATCGCGCTCAGCGCGCTCGACGTGGGCACGATGTTCGGCAGCGCGGTGCTCACCGAAACGCTGTTCGGCATCCCCGGCATCGGGCGCCAGCTGGTGGAGTCGGTGCGCACGGTCGACCTGCCCGTGGTGGTCGGCGTGGTCCTGACCACCGGATTCTTCGTGGTGCTTGCCAATGCGGTCGCGGACGTCCTGTACGCGATGGCGGACCGACGGGTGGTGCTGTCATGA
- a CDS encoding ABC transporter permease, with amino-acid sequence MSEALLTTGAGVVAPAPGGRLFWRRLRAQRAVTAAVAVFALLVLVAIAAPLLTALEGQDPNAYHPALVDSASGGVPIGSFGGISGSHWLGVEPQTGRDLFARIVYGARVSLGVAFVATLIQVALGVGLGLFAALGGRWADQIVSRVTDVAAALPMLVITLGLLAVAPASVPRPVLITLIIAGLGWFGTSKIVRAGALSLKTLDHVSAARLSGWGTWAIARRELLPALAAPVITYAVLLVPTNVVTEAALSFLGVGIKPPTPSWGQMLTDANTWYQAAPTYLLLPAGLLFVTVLSLTMIGEGVRTALDPRAASRLRVGTAKARKEKVS; translated from the coding sequence ATGTCCGAAGCCCTGTTGACCACCGGGGCGGGCGTCGTCGCGCCCGCCCCCGGCGGCCGTCTCTTCTGGCGGCGGCTGCGCGCCCAGCGCGCGGTCACCGCCGCCGTGGCCGTCTTCGCCCTGCTCGTCCTCGTCGCGATCGCGGCCCCGCTGCTCACCGCGCTCGAAGGCCAGGACCCCAACGCCTACCACCCCGCCCTCGTCGACTCCGCGAGCGGCGGTGTGCCCATCGGCTCGTTCGGCGGGATCAGCGGATCGCACTGGCTCGGTGTCGAACCGCAGACCGGCCGCGACCTGTTCGCCCGGATCGTCTACGGCGCCCGCGTCTCGCTCGGCGTCGCCTTCGTCGCGACCCTCATCCAGGTCGCGCTCGGCGTCGGGCTCGGCCTGTTCGCCGCGCTCGGCGGCCGCTGGGCCGATCAGATCGTCAGCCGCGTCACCGATGTCGCGGCCGCCCTGCCCATGCTCGTCATCACCCTCGGCCTGCTCGCGGTGGCGCCCGCCTCGGTCCCGCGTCCGGTCCTGATCACGCTGATCATCGCCGGGCTCGGCTGGTTCGGCACCTCGAAGATCGTGCGGGCCGGAGCCCTGTCGCTCAAGACCCTGGACCACGTCTCGGCGGCCCGGCTCAGCGGCTGGGGCACCTGGGCGATCGCCCGCCGCGAGCTGCTTCCCGCGCTCGCCGCACCCGTGATCACGTACGCGGTCCTCCTCGTCCCCACCAATGTGGTGACCGAGGCGGCCCTGTCCTTCCTCGGCGTCGGCATCAAGCCGCCCACCCCGTCCTGGGGGCAGATGCTCACCGATGCCAACACCTGGTACCAGGCGGCCCCGACCTATCTGCTCCTGCCGGCCGGGCTCCTCTTCGTCACCGTCCTCTCCCTGACGATGATCGGTGAGGGAGTGCGCACGGCCCTGGACCCCAGAGCGGCGTCGCGCCTGCGCGTCGGCACGGCCAAAGCCCGGAAGGAGAAGGTGAGTTGA
- a CDS encoding ABC transporter substrate-binding protein → MRHTSISSRNVARAAAIAVVLAVGAVACGPEDGGAKSAGSAASGTPHKGGALSVLNNEAQTDFDPARLYTSGGGNVPSLVFRTLTTRKRASGAEGTKVVPDLATDTGRPNADATVWTYTLKDGLTYEDGSPITTADIKYGIERSFAAELSGGAPYLRDWLVGGAKYAGPYKDGGKGLDSIETPDAKTIVFHLNKPEGEFPFLATQTQFAPVPKAKDNGTKYEEHPVSSGPYKVVKNENDGEHLVLARNPHWSEATDSERKAYPDTIDVRSGLDQAVINQRLSASQGPDAAAVTTDTNLGPAELAKVSSDKQLAARVGTGHFGYTNYIAFNPNVKPFDNPKVRQAIAYAVDRTSAVNAVGGSSLAEPATTFLPNQKAFGYTPYDPFPAGASGNADKARELLKEAGYADGLTVTLTHSNAKGGPKGPEVATALQDALKKAGITVKLQGLEGNDYNDTVASAKKEPGFFLRGWGADWPSGGPFLAPIFDGRQIVQDGANFNTGFLNDPSVNSEIDEINKLTDLTAAAPRWGALDKKIGEQAVVVPLFHPVYKRLVGKDVKNVVISDWTGVLDIAQVAVK, encoded by the coding sequence ATGCGTCACACGTCCATTTCGTCGAGGAACGTCGCAAGAGCGGCCGCCATAGCCGTGGTTCTGGCCGTGGGCGCCGTCGCCTGCGGCCCCGAGGACGGCGGTGCCAAGAGCGCCGGGTCCGCCGCCTCCGGCACGCCCCACAAGGGCGGCGCGCTCAGCGTCCTCAACAACGAGGCGCAGACCGACTTCGACCCCGCCCGGCTCTACACCTCCGGCGGCGGCAACGTCCCCTCGCTCGTCTTCCGCACCCTGACCACCCGCAAGCGCGCGAGCGGCGCCGAGGGCACCAAGGTCGTGCCCGACCTCGCCACCGACACCGGCCGGCCCAACGCGGACGCCACCGTGTGGACGTACACCCTCAAGGACGGCCTCACGTACGAGGACGGCAGTCCGATCACCACCGCCGACATCAAGTACGGCATCGAGCGCTCCTTCGCGGCCGAACTCTCCGGCGGCGCACCGTACTTGAGGGACTGGCTGGTCGGCGGGGCGAAGTACGCGGGCCCGTACAAGGACGGCGGCAAGGGGCTCGACTCGATCGAGACGCCCGACGCGAAGACCATCGTGTTCCACCTGAACAAGCCCGAGGGCGAGTTCCCCTTCCTGGCGACCCAGACGCAGTTCGCGCCCGTCCCCAAGGCCAAGGACAACGGCACCAAGTACGAGGAGCACCCCGTCTCCTCGGGCCCGTACAAGGTCGTCAAGAACGAGAACGACGGCGAGCACCTCGTCCTGGCGCGCAACCCCCACTGGTCCGAAGCCACCGACAGCGAGCGCAAGGCCTATCCGGACACCATCGACGTACGCTCCGGGCTCGACCAGGCCGTCATCAACCAGCGGCTCTCCGCGTCACAGGGCCCGGACGCCGCCGCCGTCACCACCGACACCAACCTGGGCCCGGCCGAGCTGGCCAAGGTCAGCAGCGACAAGCAGCTCGCCGCGCGCGTCGGCACCGGGCACTTCGGCTACACCAACTACATCGCGTTCAACCCGAACGTGAAGCCGTTCGACAACCCCAAGGTCCGCCAGGCCATCGCGTACGCCGTCGACCGCACCTCGGCCGTCAACGCCGTGGGCGGTTCCTCGCTCGCCGAGCCCGCCACCACCTTCCTGCCGAACCAGAAGGCCTTCGGGTACACCCCGTACGACCCGTTCCCGGCGGGCGCGTCCGGCAACGCCGACAAGGCCAGGGAGCTCCTGAAGGAGGCGGGCTACGCCGACGGTCTGACCGTCACGCTCACCCACTCCAACGCCAAGGGCGGCCCCAAGGGGCCCGAGGTCGCCACCGCCCTCCAGGACGCCCTGAAGAAGGCGGGCATCACCGTCAAGCTCCAGGGTCTCGAAGGCAACGACTACAACGACACCGTCGCCAGCGCCAAGAAGGAGCCCGGGTTCTTCCTGCGCGGCTGGGGAGCGGACTGGCCCTCGGGCGGCCCGTTCCTCGCGCCGATCTTCGACGGCCGCCAGATCGTCCAGGACGGCGCCAACTTCAACACCGGCTTCCTGAACGACCCTTCCGTCAACAGCGAGATCGACGAGATCAACAAGCTGACCGACCTGACCGCCGCCGCCCCGCGCTGGGGCGCGCTCGACAAGAAGATCGGCGAGCAGGCCGTGGTCGTGCCGCTGTTCCACCCCGTCTACAAGCGGCTCGTCGGCAAGGACGTCAAGAACGTCGTCATCAGCGACTGGACCGGCGTGCTCGACATCGCGCAGGTCGCGGTCAAGTAG
- a CDS encoding Ms4533A family Cys-rich leader peptide, which translates to MSHRHATTERAAIELALIGVTGHSVADVLCS; encoded by the coding sequence ATGTCGCACCGTCACGCCACCACCGAACGCGCCGCCATCGAGCTGGCGCTCATCGGCGTGACCGGGCACAGCGTGGCCGACGTTCTCTGTAGCTGA